The proteins below come from a single Metarhizium brunneum chromosome 1, complete sequence genomic window:
- the EXO70 gene encoding Exocyst complex protein yields the protein MTHHTVDEEARAEVDVLNSRLEKTTQLTKKIQASLGRLEVSGQSVRDVAGPLSSETRRLQLLGNNVDSVLSAIDRLRQPADSKDNEEQIIRAGPDKAGLSSYLASLKRLNKSHREMQASNLRANQHTMTDLTRLIKSGNSQLESYFDKLLRGETPRSIEPLHYITKDKPFPVLPQDKIARLGLVYAYLAGGQKPVGHDSPASKIYAEVRGPYLSSSLANLAAASVNTAKKKNLGAIYRVGTNGIGTYAQAMEAIFLSEYDNICSIFKREDWGPVFQGTCQAALSELARTVRELNAHIKGHLGTDCYLAYEITEILSGLLGNLETRTGELKASLAAALKPVRETAKASLSELLEDTKRKAGGLQTLPSDGASIPLVADTMQRLQAMVEFLRPISSIMISLGDGGWKPSSASAGRSADVIPSLASFDIGADGREIFGHYCLDTIDTLLSTLDQKAKILLRGKSVAGVFLANSVVTVERMIRDSDLGPLLQSRLEVLDQWRKKATAAYTDVCRDLSVYLFDTIHTNRTQRPTSGQAADSASVIKSLSSKDKDKIKEKFSQFNAAFDEMVARHKSYSMEPDVRSMFGKDIRQKLQPLYDRFWDRYHDIDKGKGKYVKYDKSSIASVFLSLAS from the exons ATGACCCATCACACGGTTGATGAAGAGGCGAGAGCTGAGGTCGATGTCCTAAACTCTCGCCTGGAGAAAACCACGCAGCTCACCAAGAAGATTCAGGCCAGCCTCGGTCGCCTGGAGGTCTCTGGCCAGAGTGTCCGCGATGTTGCTGGTCCGCTTAGTAGCGAAACCAGACGTTTACAGCTACTTGGAAATA ATGTTGACTCTGTTCTCTCCGCCATCGATCGACTACGCCAACCTGCCGATAGTAAAGATAACGAAGAGCAGATTATCCGTGCCGGGCCAGATAAGGCCGGGTTGTCAAGTTACCTAGCCTCGTTGAAGAGGCTCAATAAGTCGCACAGAGAGATGCAAGCATCCAACTTGAGAGCGAACCAGCACACAATGACTGATCTTACACGGCTCATAAAGTCAGGCAACTCGCAACTAGAGAGCTACTTTGACAAGCTTCTACGGGGTGAAACGCCTAGATCCATCGAACCTCTACATTACATTACAAAAGATAAACCATTCCCAGTTTTACCCCAAGACAAGATTGCTCGATTGGGCCTCGTCTATGCCTACTTGGCTGGCGGCCAGAAGCCTGTCGGTCACGActcgccggcgtcgaagATATATGCCGAAGTTCGTGGCCCGTATTTGTCGTCATCTCTTGCCAACCTGGCCGCCGCGAGTGTGAATAcagccaagaaaaagaatcTCGGCGCAATATATAGGGTGGGAACCAATGGTATTGGCACGTATGCCCAGGCCATGGAGGCTATTTTCCTATCGGAGTATGACAATATTTGCAGCATATTCAAGCGCGAAGACTGGGGACCGGTATTTCAAGGCACTTGCCAGGCAGCATTGTCCGAGCTTGCGCGTACTGTCCGAGAACTCAATGCTCACATCAAAGGCCATCTCGGCACTGACTGCTATTTGGCATATGAAATAACCGAAATTCTCTCGGGCCTTCTAGGGAATTTAGAGACAAGGACGGGGGAACTCAAAGCTTCTCTGGCTGCAGCGCTAAAACCCGTACGGGAAACCGCCAAGGCATCACTTTCCGAGCTGTTGGAGGATACCAAAAGAAAGGCTGGCGGCTTGCAGACACTGCCTTCTGATGGTGCTTCCATACCCCTCGTGGCAGACACGATGCAACGACTGCAGGCCATGGTGGAGTTTCTCCGTCCAATCTCTAGTATCATGATCTCTCTTGGCGATGGAGGCTGGAAGCCGAGTTCTGCGTCTGCTGGCCGATCCGCAGATGTCATCCCGAGCCTCGCATCCTTTGATATCGGTGCGGATGGGAGGGAGATTTTTGGGCATTATTGTCTGGACACTATCGATACCCTTTTGTCTACGTTAGACCAGAAAGCAAAAATTTTGCTTCGTGGTAAATCCGTCGCAGGGGTGTTCCTGGCCAATAGCGTTGTAACAGTTGAGCGGATGATACGAGATTCAGATCTCGGGCCTCTTTTACAGTCACGGCTCGAAGTGCTGGACCAGTGGCGCAAAAAGGCAACAGCGGCATACACGGATGTTTGCAGAGATTTGTCTGTCTATCTATTCGATACAATTCACACCAATCGCACTCAGCGACCCACGTCTGGCCAGGCAGCAGACTCAGCCTCGGTCATCAAAAGCCTTAGTAGCAAAGATAAGGACAAAATCAAGGAGAAGTTCTCTCAGTTTAATGCTGCATTTGACGAAATGGTTGCCAGGCACAAATCTTACAGTATGGAACCTGACGTGCGGTCCATGTTCGGCAAAGATATCCGTCAGAAGCTGCAACCACTGTATGACAGGTTTTGGGACCGATATCATGATAttgacaagggcaaagggAAGTATGTAAAATACGACAAGTCATCCATTGCGTCTGTTTTTCTTAGTCTTGCATCTTGA
- the PAPS1 gene encoding Nuclear poly(A) polymerase 1: MQATSGETTSLRSFAKFLPSHDTAVCLVPPKKLWPSINSVRRLYDKAFEKWPPHVNLVYPFVGPEVLSDAVDMLCQIDLAALVPKTISLQEADYFTHRNDNTLILRPGKHGPSTFAGELVNGLRQQIGWLALDSYQPHMTVGQTEDAKSDSHNFLLNKARLLTPVNWEIKQLAILVRDSSRSMRLWGYVDIQNQQCQQSPSLLGFQLDGSSQETQSQTTFAFDSSTLSWKTALPSTPPPDSIRQLVVASYNVLAEFEWPPDTSRYQGLISTILSERAAADVLVLQEVTDHFLPYLLQHQGVCARYRFATHGPPGQPGHGPLPNLLNIVVLSKLAFRWNYVPFARKHKGAAVVELAVSHQDPQMISNPQSIILAACHLTQGLADGAVVAKKNELHKLIQHLSTEFPNHPWVIAGDFNLATSVFTIDQARKRGQLSSCGYQSLCEIDGMFANYGLQDAWLLTRLRSGVSRDTVGSSQSPEDLFEGEQGATFDPTTNPLAEKAVGGNLNNRPQRYDRIIFNGALSLAACGFNTFGWPVCDTGDGQSVASDHWGIRCLFKYLERDANFAAQNASNSVLTKFRKSPSSLGDIGSLKHSLMSLGCLPTQADQEDRSKAFQLLQSVLCEPNKNQTRHQLRTGPDMVLIPVGSYGLGVWTPESDVDCLCVGNISAKIFFALAISRLRRAKSRGISILRIVRAKTGIMLELSIFAVKFDLQYCAAALVAEKYPDIMNHPATDPAFNLPAQTLSKLKPARDLAYLKRSIPDMAKYRIAHLLLKAWAKSRGLYSSKFGLLGGINISVMLVPICKLLAYNGANVGTIDILTTFFHHYRNFDWRRNMVFDPLFHGTIKYHRTQRESMCLLGWHTPSLNTALNASDSTIHTLSAELIRASDLLSQEGVNWDTFLRGTQPPLSFPELTACNAASFLDAYRSYVKIDASYWGSSPSKGRRFVGWLESRCVMVLVDMNRKLADLVARIWPARFTLNASHGTADIGNEEFNYTYLIGLTWQHDDIENKTREDTQHAEKSLSLILRDFENRLRRDQKYYDPCSCWIMTSLVNAHGVRQFQLDPQPWKDDNAGDTDSEEDLELVDNESDDGKEEPKAGAAISLATPSSDPVWRKASPSVLKAGGSRKLRTAADVMNRLRWDSAMDASNYLVGYEDRFTGAKEKALEQWKSEQTDEEFIPQHRILYFKRKTDGFFVWERSTRIDHIFGSGM, translated from the exons ATGCAAGCGACATCAGGAGAAACAACTTCGTTGCGGAGCTTCGCCAAGTTCTTGCCATCTCACGATACGGCCGTCTGCTTGGTCCCCCCGAAGAAATTATGGCCATCAATCAATTCAGTACGAAGACTTTACGACAAAGCATTTGAAAAATGGCCGCCACACGTCAATTTGGTCTATCCCTTCGTCGGGCCAGAGGTCCTTTccgatgccgtcgacatgTTATGCCAGATAGACTTGGCAGCTTTGGTACCGAAAACGATCAGTTTGCAGGAAGCAGACTATTTTACACATCGAAATGACAACACCCTCATACTCAGGCCAGGGAAACATGGGCCATCAACCTTCGCAGGTGAATTGGTCAATGGCCTTCGCCAACAAATCGGCTGGTTAGCTCTAGACAGCTATCAGCCGCACATGACTGTCGGGCAGACTGAGGATGCCAAGTCTGACTCGCACAACTTCCTGCTCAATAAGGCGCGCCTCTTAACTCCAGTAAATTGGGAGATCAAACAGCTTGCTATCCTTGTGCGAGATTCATCGCGGTCCATGCGCCTTTGGGGCTATGTAGACATTCAAAACCAACAATGCCAGCAATCGCCATCCCTGCTGGGCTTTCAACTCGATGGGAGCAGCCAAGAGACACAAAGTCAGACGACATTTGCGTTTGACTCGTCGACTCTCTCCTGGAAAACTGCTcttccatcaacaccaccaccagatTCGATCAGACAACTGGTTGTTGCGTCTTACAATGTTCTTGCCGAATTTGAATGGCCACCCGATACAAGCAGATACCAGGGACTCATATCTACCATATTGTCCGAACGCGCTGCAGCTGATGTATTAGTCCTCCAGGAGGTCACGGACCATTTCCTTCCGTATCTGCTTCAACATCAGGGTGTATGTGCTAGGTACCGATTTGCCACACATGGGCCGCCTGGTCAGCCTGGTCACGGGCCACTACCAAACTTGCTCAATATTGTAGTTTTGAGCAAGTTAGCTTTCAGATGGAATTACGTACCATTTGCCAGGAAACATAAAGGTGCTGCGGTTGTCGAACTCGCCGTCTCTCACCAAGACCCGCAGATGATTTCCAATCCACAGTCTATAATACTTGCAGCTTGCCACCTTACTCAAGGGTTGGCAGACGGCGCGGTAGTTGCCAAAAAGAATGAACTGCACAAATTGATACAACATTTATCTACAGAGTTTCCCAATCACCCGTGGGTTATTGCCGGGGATTTTAATCTAGCGACATCGGTTTTCACCATTGATCAGGCACGGAAAAGGGGGCAATTGTCCTCTTGCGGATACCAATCTCTCTGTGAGATAGATGGCATGTTCGCCAATTACGGCCTGCAAGACGCATGGCTTCTCACAAGGTTGCGCTCCGGGGTTTCACGAGACACGGTCGGAAGCTCTCAATCTCCGGAAGACCTATTCGAAGGCGAACAGGGGGCTACTTTTGATCCTACAACAAACCCCTTGGCAGAAAAAGCAGTGGGAGGCAACCTCAACAACCGGCCGCAGAGATATGACAGAATTATATTCAACGGTGCCCTTTCTTTGGCTGCCTGCGGGTTCAACACATTCGGGTGGCCAGTATGCGATACTGGGGATGGGCAATCCGTAGCCAGCGACCACTGGGGCATCCGTTGTCTCTTCAAGTATTTGGAAAGGGATGCGAATTTTGCCGCCCAAAATGCTAGTAATTCGGTACTGACGAAGTTTCGCAAATCTCCATCGTCCCTAGGCGATATCGGAAGCTTGAAACACTCTTTGATGAGTCTTGGCTGCTTGCCAACTCAAGCAGACCAGGAGGATCGAAGCAAAGCTTTCCAGCTCTTACAAAGTGTCCTGTGCGAGCCTAACAAAAATCAAACCAGACATCAACTGCGAACTGGCCCTGATATGGTGCTTATCCCAGTGGGCTCATATGGCCTAGGTGTCTGGACTCCAGAGTCTGATGTGGATTGTTTGTGTGTAGGGAACATAAGCGCAAAGATATTTTTCGCTCTTGCTATATCAAGACTCAGAAGAGCTAAGAGTAGGGGCATCAGCATCCTTCGCATAGTCCGTGCCAAGACGGGTATTATGCTTGAACTTAGTATCTTCGCGGTTAAATTTGATCTTCAGTATTGTGCTGCCGCTCTGGTTGCCGAGAA ATATCCTGATATTATGAACCACCCAGCCACTGACCCGGCGTTCAACTTGCCTGCTCAAACATTATCTAAGCTAAAGCCAGCGCGGGATCTTGCCTATTTGAAGAGATCCATTCCTGACATGGCAAAATATCGCATTGCTCACCTACTTCTTAAGGCATGGGCCAAGTCCCGAGGGTTATATTCCTCAAAATTTGGTCTGCTTGGGGGGATTAACATATCTGTGATGCTCGTGCCCATCTGCAAACTACTGGCATATAATGGGGCAAACGTAGGAACCATCGATATCTTGACCACATTTTTCCATCACTACCGAAATTTTGACTGGAGGAGGAACATGGTCTTCGATCCGTTGTTTCACGGTACTATCAAGTACCACCGCACACAGCGAGAATCCATGTGCCTGCTGGGCTGGCATACACCCTCTCTAAATACAGCGCTCAATGCTTCAGATTCTACTATTCACACACTTTCTGCGGAACTAATACGAGCCAGTGATCTCTTGTCGCAGGAAGGGGTCAACTGGGATACATTCCTGCGCGGAACGCAACCACCATTGTCATTCCCTGAGCTTACAGCTTGTAATGCAGCGAGCTTTTTGGACGCATACAGGAGCTATGTCAAGATTGATGCGAGCTATTGGGGCTCCTCTCCTAGCAAAGGCAGGAGGTTCGTTGGATGGTTAGAATCCCGGTGTGTCATGGTCCTAGTTG ACATGAACAGGAAGCTTGCAGATCTCGTGGCTCGCATTTGGCCCGCAAGATTCACTCTAAACGCCTCACACGGCACTGCTGATATTGGAAATGAAGAGTTCAACTATACTTATCTGATCGGCTTGACATGGCAGCATGACGACATTGAGAACAAAACTAGAGAGGACACTCAACACGCAGAGAAATCACTCAGTTTAATTCTCAGGGACTTTGAGAATCGCCTACGTCGTGATCAGAAATACTACGATCCTTGCTCTTGCTGGATAATGACATCACTGGTCAATGCCCACGGCGTACGGCAGTTCCAGTTAGACCCCCAACCGTGGAAGGACGACAATGCTGGAGACACAGACTCTGAAGAGGATTTGGAACTTGTTGACAACGAGtctgatgatggcaaagaagaGCCGAAGGCTGGAGCTGCAATATCCCTGGCAACACCGAGTTCGGACCCCGTATGGCGCAAAGCATCACCGTCGGTTCTCAAAGCAGGTGGATCAAGAAAGCTTCGGACTGCAGCAGATGTTATGAATCGCCTACGCTGGGACTCTGCAATGGACGCCAGTAACTATTTGGTTGGCTATGAGGACAGATTCACGGGAGCCAAGGAGAAGGCCTTGGAACAATGGAAAAGCGAGCAAACCGACGAGGAATTCATTCCTCAGCATCGCATTCTATATTTTAAGAGAAAGACGGACGGCTTTTTTGTTTGGGAAAGAAGCACGAGGATTGATCACATCTTTGGCAGTGGTATGTAA